The proteins below come from a single Papaver somniferum cultivar HN1 chromosome 11, ASM357369v1, whole genome shotgun sequence genomic window:
- the LOC113321395 gene encoding receptor-like protein kinase HERK 1 has protein sequence MGVRGGLTLVIWVALILCYVYVCNGFSPIDSFLIDCGSPANTSIGDRLFQPDTSDSKTLSTPSDILANTTGILDSATYGLPLFQTARVFNGTSSYTFRMQKAGRHWIRLYFAPFIYQSYDMSTAKFSVATQQFILLSDFQIQKDSVVKEFSVNVNAGDLNIQFTPASGSFAFLNALEVVSVPDELITDDATNVPSKANFQGLAKQALQTLWRVNMGGPKVSPTNDTLGRTWIPDDNFLASKNLARKKTGIVKYVDGGPSRDIAPDPVYGSAREMNTGGDPNSKINVTWTFDVDPGFQYFIRFHFCDIASPAANLLSFNVYVNTWEARRSLEFPTLGTPSFYDFVTEQSESNKLSVSIGPSTDTADAFPNAILNGLEIMKMNSSSNSLGGTPFMASKAGSEMKLGIIVGVAIAVIALILAIVVFLICRRRKRLAKLQESKNWVPFSMNMNGGNTTTMGGRKYTGTTNNTITNLGYRVPLVALQDATNNFDETWVIGVGGFGKVYKGELVDGTKVAVKRGNPQSQQGLKEFLTEIELLSRFRHRHLVSLIGYCDEKNEMILVYEYMENGTLKGQLYGSDFPTLSWKQRVEICIGSARGLHYLHTGSEKAIIHRDVKSANILLDENLMAKVADFGLSKAGPELDQTHVSTAVKGSFGYLDPEYFRRQQLTEKSDVYSFGVVLFEVLCARPVIDPSLPRDRVNLAEWAMKFQKLGQLDQIIDPNLVGKIRPDSLRKFGETAEKCLSEYGVDRPSMGDILWNLEYVLQLQEAVLPDDHEENSTNRIGELSPQVEDIVHTTTGTGAGAGNVTDTQIDIGDDDISGISMSRVFSQMVKAEGR, from the coding sequence ATGGGTGTTAGAGGAGGGCTTACATTGGTCATATGGGTTGCATTGATTTTGTGTTATGTGTATGTGTGTAATGGATTTAGTCCTATAGATAGTTTCTTGATAGATTGTGGATCGCCGGCCAATACGTCGATTGGTGATCGGCTTTTTCAGCCGGATACCTCCGATTCGAAGACACTTTCAACCCCATCAGACATTTTGGCAAATACTACTGGGATTTTAGACTCGGCTACCTATGGTTTGCCTCTATTTCAGACTGCTCGGGTATTCAATGGTACTTCGTCTTACACATTTCGCATGCAGAAGGCCGGTAGACACTGGATTCGGTTATATTTCGCTCCGTTCATTTACCAAAGCTATGATATGAGTACTGCAAAATTCTCTGTTGCGACCCAGCAGTTTATCCTTCTTAGCGATTTCCAGATTCAGAAGGATTCGGTTGTTAAGGAATTCTCTGTCAACGTAAACGCAGGCGACCTCAATATCCAGTTCACTCCAGCCAGCGGGTCATTTGCTTTCTTGAATGCGTTGGAAGTTGTTTCTGTACCTGATGAGCTCATAACCGATGATGCTACAAATGTGCCTTCAAAGGCTAATTTTCAAGGTCTGGCAAAGCAAGCATTGCAAACGCTATGGAGAGTGAATATGGGGGGACCTAAAGTGTCCCCAACTAATGATACTCTTGGCCGAACTTGGATTCCTGATGATAATTTTTTAGCGAGCAAGAATCTCGCCAGAAAGAAGACGGGAATTGTCAAGTATGTAGATGGTGGACCTTCCAGGGATATTGCTCCTGATCCTGTCTATGGCTCTGCCAGAGAGATGAATACTGGAGGTGACCCCAATAGCAAGATCAACGTGACGTGGACTTTCGACGTGGATCCTGGATTTCAGTACTTCATTAGGTTTCACTTCTGTGATATAGCAAGTCCCGCTGCTAACCTGCTCAGCTTCAATGTTTACGTCAACACATGGGAAGCACGTCGCAGTCTCGAGTTTCCTACTCTGGGTACTCCTTCTTTTTATGACTTCGTTACAGAGCAAAGTGAGAGTAATAAGCTTAGCGTAAGTATTGGTCCTTCAACTGACACTGCTGATGCTTTTCCAAATGCCATTCTAAATGGGCTGGAGATTATGAAAATGAATAGTTCTTCAAATAGTCTTGGTGGTACACCGTTCATGGCCTCTAAAGCTGGTTCTGAGATGAAACTTGGTATCATAGTGGGAGTCGCTATTGCAGTAATTGCTTTGATCTTGGCTATAGTTGTGTTCCTCAtttgtagaagaagaaaaagattggcaAAGCTCCAGGAATCGAAGAATTGGGTTCCTTTCTCCATGAACATGAACGGAGGGAATACAACTACCATGGGAGGAAGGAAATATACAGGTACTACTAATAATACCATCACAAACCTTGGTTACCGTGTTCCTTTAGTCGCATTGCAGGATGCCACGAACAATTTTGATGAGACATGGGTTATTGGGGTTGGTGGATTCGGGAAGGTTTACAAGGGAGAATTGGTAGATGGTACAAAGGTGGCAGTAAAGAGAGGCAATCCACAATCGCAACAAGGTCTTAAAGAGTTCTTGACAGAAATTGAGTTGTTATCCCGGTTCCGTCACCGCCATTTGGTGTCTCTGATTGGGTACTGCGATGAGAAGAATGAAATGATCTTAGTTTATGAATACATGGAGAACGGAACCCTCAAAGGACAACTCTATGGCTCCGATTTTCCTACTTTGAGTTGGAAGCAGAGGGTGGAGATATGCATTGGATCGGCTAGAGGACTTCATTACCTTCACACTGGCTCTGAAAAGGCAATCATTCACCGAGATGTGAAATCTGCAAACATTCTACTCGACGAGAATCTCATGGCTAAAGTTGCTGATTTCGGTTTATCAAAAGCAGGGCCTGAACTCGATCAAACTCATGTTAGTACTGCAGTGAAAGGAAGTTTTGGGTACTTGGATCCAGAGTATTTCAGAAGACAACAGTTAACAGAGAAGTCAGATGTCTACTCGTTTGGCGTTGTTTTGTTTGAAGTTCTTTGTGCAAGACCGGTTATTGATCCATCTCTTCCGAGGGACAGAGTGAATTTGGCAGAATGGGCAATGAAGTTTCAGAAACTGGGGCAGTTGGATCAAATCATCGATCCTAATCTCGTTGGTAAAATAAGACCTGATTCTCTAAGGAAATTCGGAGAGACAGCTGAGAAATGTCTGTCTGAATACGGTGTTGATCGTCCGTCAATGGGAGATATCTTATGGAATCTGGAGTATGTTCTACAACTTCAAGAGGCAGTCCTGCCAGACGATCATGAAGAAAACAGTACTAACAGAATAGGTGAACTCTCACCACAAGTCGAGGACATTGTCCACACGACAACAGGTACTGGCGCTGGCGCTGGCAATGTCACTGATACCCAAATCGACATTGGGGATGATGATATTTCAGGTATTTCAATGAGCAGAGTTTTCTCACAGATGGTGAAAGCAGAAGGAAGGTAA